In Segatella copri, the DNA window AATCCCTTGGAATGGATGGCACTGGCAGAAGGCAATGAACTTATCAACAGTGAGATTGAAAAGCAAATCAACGGACAGACCAAGACGGCGTTGTTGCAGAACACGATGGCTGCTGAGTTTAATCAAATACACAAATGGGAGAAAAAGTACAACAGCTACTTGAAATCAGTGAACGGCTATGCCTCTTCGCTGAAAGCCTGTACCCATCTGTATGATGATGGCGTGAAGATTTTCATCACGCTCGCCAAGTTGAAGACAGCCATTAAGAACAATCCGCAAGGCATCGTGGCAAGTATGAGTATGAACAACCTGTATATCGAGACGGCAACGGAATTGGTATCGGTTTTCAATCTATTGAACGATGCCGTGGCGAATGGTGGCACAGAGAATATGCTGACAGGAGCAGACCGCTCCAAGACATTGTGGGCATTAAACGACAAACTATCTGCTTTCCAAAAGAAGCTCAACAAACTGTATCTGAGCATCCGCTACTATACAATGAGTGATGTGTGGAACAATGTCACGGCAGGGATGATAGACAGAAGTAATGGTGAGATTGCTACGCAAGCATTTGGACGGTGGCGGAGAGCTGCCAAAGTCAGTACACCATAATAATATAAAAACATTTGAGTATGAGAACATGGATATTTTGCTTTGGCATCATGCTGCTTTCTGTCTGCAAGATGCAAGCCCAAAACGACCCTGTATTGGCAGGAATGATATACGCATATACAGACAAGGCAGAAAAGGAGTTGAAGAACCAGGAGAAGGTGATGCTGATGCAGACCACTGGTCATATATGGTTGAAAGAGGAAGTGGAAGGAACCACCAATCTGCAACGAGAATTCAACAACTACTTGGACTCGTTCCGCTCCATCGTGGTGTATGCTGCACAGGTATATGGCTTCTATCACGAGATAGACCGACTGGTGGATAACTTGGGAGGATTCACCAAGCAACTGGATAAACATCCGAGCAATGCCCTTGCTGTGGCACTGTCAGCCAAGCGCAACAAGATCTATCGGGAGTTGATTATGGGCAGCGTGGAGATAGTAAATGACATCAGGCTTGTATGCTTGTCGGGCAACAAGATGACCGAGAAAGAACGAGTGGAAATCGTTTTCGGCATCCGCCCCAAGCTGAAGGTAATGAACAAAAAGCTGCAACGGCTAACCAAGGCGGTGAAGTACACCTCGATGGCGGACATCTGGGCAGAGATAGAGGAAGGTAGCCACGACAAGGCAGACAAGAAAACCATCGTGAAGGACTGCATGAACAGATGGAAGCGAAACGGAAAGATCAAATAACAATAAAAAGATACGACTATGAGTATATGGGCAAAGATAGCAAAGTATGGCGGCAGTGCCTTGAAAGGTGCAGGTAGTGTCGCCAAGCAAGGACTGAAATCTGCAAGCAATACGGCTGTGCATCCCACCCAAGCACTAAAAGGCGCAGGAAGTGCGATGAAAACAGCCGCTGTGGGCAGCGCAGCAGGATATGTGGCATGGCAGAACCTTGTCAACGACAAGAGCATGGTGGAGATAGCCAGTGATGTAGTGGTAGGAAAAGACACCACGGAGAAAATATCCGAAGCTGTGGAAGACGTGAAAGGACTGAAGAACAAGGCTGGAGAAGCAGTGGATGCTGTGAATGGTGCCATGGGCGACATCAACAGCAAGTGGAGCGGAATGAGCAACTTCTTCCGTGGCATCTTCGGAGGCAACGGACTGGAGATGTTCGGCAACTTCTTCAAGAACTTAGGTAAAGGAAACGTGTCGGGACTGAGCCTTGCAGGACTGGTAACAGCAGCGTTCCTCACTTTCGGACGTTTCGGATGGCTTGGCAAGATAGCAGGAGCCATGCTCGGCATGATGCTCATCGGCAACAATTCCAATATCAAGAACATTGTCAGTGGTGATGGCGGTCAAGGAAGAAATGTGAACGAAGCAGAAACGACCACACGCAGTGGCGGCATGAAACGATAAACATAAAAACGACAACAACATGAGATATACAGAAGAAATGATGCTGCAATCAAAAAGCGGCTTTTGCATGCCCTTTGAGGAGCGAGGCAAGGACGTGGAACTGACGCTTGGCTATGGAAAACAGAAGCATCCTGTAACAGGAACGGTGTTCTTCCATCACGGACTGGACTTTGAGGCAAATCACTATCTGCTGTCTGCCTTGGCAAGCGGAACGGTATCGGGCATTGGCAATGATGCGACACACGGCATCTACCAAGTGATACGCTACGGCAAATATGAAGTGACCTACGCCCACCTTGCCAACGTGTTCGTGAACTTCGGACAAACCGTGAAGGCAGGAAACATCGTGGCATTGAGCGGTGACAGACTGCATTTCGAGGTGAAGTTTGACGGTAAGGAAATCAATCCGATTGATTTTCTGACCATGCTATATGGCAATGTGAAGGCAATGGAACAGACCGGTAAGACTGGTTTTCCTGAGTTTGAGACCTACGACATGAATATAGCCACACAGTATGACAAAGACCAGAAAGAGATAGAAGAATTGATGCTGCGCTTCATGCCATCGTATATGGAAGACCTGTATAAAGGTATGTATGTGACACCGCAACATGCAGAGCAGTCGCTAAGGAACATCTTTACCTTGTCAGCGGCGAAACACTATTTCTATGAAGCTATGCCATCCATCAGCAATCCGTTAGGCATCGGGCAGAGAGCTATGCCCTTGGCTTGCAAGGTGCAGAACCTGCTGATTGCGGATTTCTTGAACTATCTGGCATTACGACATGGCATCTATCTGTCCACACTGAGCGAAGTTCTAAAAAAAAACTCCATGACGAAGCCGTAAGGACAAGTGGCATCATCGATCCTCTTGCAGAATTGAACATCGATATGCAGAGCTTTGATATTCCAAGGTTGGTGAGCGTCTATCCCGACCGTGCAGGAGTGAGATGGTGGACAAAGGCGTGGTTCAATAACCGAGAGGAAGGAGA includes these proteins:
- a CDS encoding M23 family metallopeptidase, encoding MRYTEEMMLQSKSGFCMPFEERGKDVELTLGYGKQKHPVTGTVFFHHGLDFEANHYLLSALASGTVSGIGNDATHGIYQVIRYGKYEVTYAHLANVFVNFGQTVKAGNIVALSGDRLHFEVKFDGKEINPIDFLTMLYGNVKAMEQTGKTGFPEFETYDMNIATQYDKDQKEIEELMLRFMPSYMEDLYKGMYVTPQHAEQSLRNIFTLSAAKHYFYEAMPSISNPLGIGQRAMPLACKVQNLLIADFLNYLALRHGIYLSTLSEVLKKNSMTKP